One Amaranthus tricolor cultivar Red isolate AtriRed21 chromosome 1, ASM2621246v1, whole genome shotgun sequence DNA window includes the following coding sequences:
- the LOC130798804 gene encoding uncharacterized protein LOC130798804, with amino-acid sequence MSIDHEGDLDLLLSLQDRVLDTPPLSPSSSHPNSPGYQSDDEVRRPSGNVDMSAFKSAVEDCMDYDVEAAKKALKSNRLKNPTDLDVERFSGLRIRNQVVSSAELNNQFSDIRFVRLSTIKNLIKGDTLSGCWATVGVLTEKASPKKSSTGKAYGIWKVGCLDGQLITIFLFGDAYKQHSKEPASTVFAFFNAGVRKDASAPGFQLSVFNANQVLKIGTSVDYAVCKGRRKDGVPCSIVVNRRLGVYCSFHRVTTSNKYTSTRTELKGGNLKTAFRNPRQPEGIYMVDPLANRTNAMKSIKPPKVLSVEGLKKALSKASNVTTNTHSQGIRFLNEITVSMGARTAKTQNAQKNQVKTGLMKRSLSTAKEGSSAAQKNKQPISKRVRTEPRQLSSQQPLETTKKMIELDYVSSDDDDLFVL; translated from the exons ATGTCAATTGATCACGAAGGTGACTTAGATCTCCTTCTCTCTCTCCAAGATCGTGTTCTTGATACTCCGCCTTTGTCTCCATCTTCTTCTCATCCTAACTCACCAG GTTATCAATCTGATGATGAAGTACGAAGGCCAAGCGGAAATGTGGACATGTCTGCATTCAAGTCTGCTGTTGAAGATTGCATGGATTATGATGTTGAAGCCGCTAAAAAAGCTTTGAAATCAAATCGCTTGAAGAATCCAACTGATCTTGATGTTGAGAGATTTTCTGGTCTTCGAATCCG GAACCAGGTGGTTTCGTCAGCAGAGCTTAATAACCAGTTTTCAGATATCCGATTTGTCCGGCTGTCTACCATAAA GAATTTGATAAAAGGGGACACTTTATCAGGTTGTTGGGCAACTGTTGGTGTTTTAACTGAAAAAGCAAGTCCAAAGAAGAGCTCTACTGGGAAGGCATATGGCATATGGAAGGTTGGGTGTTTGGATGGACAGCTCATAACCATATTCTTGTTTGGTGATGCTTACAAGCAGCACAGCAAGGAGCCTGCTTCAACTGTTTTTGCATTCTTCAATGCGGGTGTTCGCAAAGATGCTTCT GCTCCAGGTTTTCAATTGAGCGTTTTCAATGCAAATCAAGTCTTAAAGATTGGTACTTCTGTTGATTATGCAGTTTGCAAAGGGCGTAGAAAAGATGGTGTGCCTTGTAGCATAGTAGTAAATAG GCGTCTTGGGGTATACTGCAGCTTCCATAGGGTG AcaacttcaaataaatataCTTCCACGCGTACCGAGCTCAAAGGAGG GAATCTAAAAACAGCTTTCAGGAATCCACGTCAACCTGAAGGAATTTATATGGTTGATCCTTTAGCAAACAGAACGAATGCAATGAAGTCTATCAAACCTCCAAAAGTGCTCTCTGTTGAGGGATTAAAGAAAGCCTTAAG CAAGGCAAGTAATGTAACAACAAACACACACTCTCAAGGGATACGATTTCTTAATGAAATCACAG TCAGTATGGGTGCTAGAACAGCAAAAACTCAAAATGcccaaaaaaaccaagtgaaAACGGGTTTGATGAAAAG ATCTCTTTCCACAGCAAAGGAAGGTTCATCTGCCGCACAAAAGAATAAGCAACCCATTTCAAAAAGGGTAAGGACGGAGCCAAGGCAACTCTCATCCCAGCAACCCTTGGAAACCACAAAAAAGATGATTGAATTGGATTATGTCAgctctgatgatgatgatcttttTGTATTGTAA